The Stomoxys calcitrans chromosome 3, idStoCalc2.1, whole genome shotgun sequence genome includes a region encoding these proteins:
- the LOC106085883 gene encoding KIF-binding protein, translating to MVIAKEILSDYKEIYEKAFKLVNEESKNDPPTDPFRSHYAARDLLMQMRENLKNELISIKAEEADGGEDEFIFRVLQAFVCRDLGRIHVFCEDPGAGENYLKECLELVQERKMESQAIVPYVGATNEMGIVYANRAEYKKSFDILTEAEKAYKDFKATKKNAWAITDVFGTADEVEEGKGLKELESLYTLCSFYMAQVYGHLGELEKSAQYCHMTLRRQIEAKSYEPIDFALNAATLSQYFIGQNMFKQARHHLAAATLVISEHEATMFEGRNLTEEQKAEIQETFKHRFADVARCWAKYGLALLSASKDRLFNDDEVKLAEDAKRLKLDANSYLFPDMQLDAYEKRITCDYCLTFDDAKEVYHFVTKWLDTAKEHYKPDTDATEYAKIIKDFAELYQHIAFFEEDPVNQAKMQKRRAKYYEELIELLNPVFYMSICRECWYGAGLAYSAILDIKLDLFKANRTANPQELSKINQTCQQAIKNFKSYIESYTDKDGTWKPNMDVEEQRTMLYAHFHLGRLHYKIITPDPNLQLDNLSNSLKYYKTFTDECAKLEEPAKALQAEVGVCREMVNLLPMKIATVKKRLTK from the exons ATGGTAATTGCCAAAGAGATTCTCAGTGACTACAAGGAAATTTACGAAAAGGCCTTTAAACTCGTCAACGAGGAGAGTAAAAATGATCCACCCACAGATCCTTTCCGTTCACATTATGCCGCCCGTGATCTGCTTATGCAGATGAGAGAAAATCTAAAGAACGAATTGATTTCCATCAAGGCAGAGGAGGCCGACGGTGGTGAGGATGAATTCATCTTCCGTGTTTTGCAAGCATTTGTGTGTCGCGATTTGGGCAGAATACATGTATTCTGTGAGGATCCCGGTGCCGGAGAGAATTATCTCAAGGAATGCTTGGAATTGGTGCAAGAGCGCAAAATGGAGTCGCAGGCCATTGTGCCATATGTTGGTGCCACCAACGAAATGGGTATAGTCTATGCCAATCGTGCCGAATATAAGAAATCCTTTGACATCCTAACGGAGGCTGAAAAGGCATACAAAGATTTTAAGGCAACCAAGAAAAATGCTTGGGCTATAACCGACGTTTTCGGCACCGCCGATGAAGTGGAAGAGGGCAAAGGCCTTAAAGAGCTTGAAAGTCTTTATACGCTGTGCTCTTTCTATATGGCTCAAGTCTACGGTCATTTGGGAGAACTGGAAAAATCTGCTCAATATTGTCATATGACACTGCGACGTCAAATAGAGGCCAAATCATATGAACCCATTGATTTTGCCTTGAATGCTGCCACCTTGTCACAATATTTTATAGGACAAAATATGTTTAAGCAAGCTAGACATCATTTGGCTGCCGCCACTTTGGTTATTTCGGAGCATGAGGCCACCATGTTTGAGGGCCGCAATTTGACGGAGGAGCAAAAAGCTGAAATTCAAGAGACGTTTAAACATCGTTTTGCTGATGTAGCCCGATGTTGGGCCAAATACGGTTTGGCATTGCTATCAGCTTCCAAGGATCGTTTGTTCAACGATGACGAAGTAAAGCTGGCTGAGG aTGCCAAACGCCTCAAACTTGATGCCAATTCATATCTATTCCCTGATATGCAATTGGATGCTTACGAGAAACGCATTACCTGTGATTATTGTCTAACTTTTGACGATGCCAAAGAGGTCTATCATTTTGTTACCAAATGGTTGGACACCGCCAAGGAGCACTACAAACCCGATACAGATGCTACTGAATATGCCAAGATCATAAAAGATTTTGCCGAACTTTACCAACACATTGCTTTCTTCGAAGAAGATCCCGTCAATCAAGCGAAAATGCAAAAACGCCGTGCAAAATACTACGAAGAACTTATTGAATTGCTAAATCCCGTATTTTATATGTCCATATGTCGCGAATGTTGGTATGGAGCCGGACTTGCCTATAGCGCTATTTTGGACATTAAATTGGATCTGTTCAAAGCCAACCGCACCGCCAATCCTCAGGAGTTGTCGAAGATTAACCAGACTTGTCAGCaagccataaaaaatttcaaaagttacATCGAATCTTATACCGACAAAGATGGCACATGGAAACCAAACATGGATGTGGAAGAACAAAGAACCATGCTATACGCTCATTTTCATTTAGGAAGACTGCATTATAAAATAATAACCCCCGATCCGAATCTTCAATTGGACAATCTCTCGAATAGCCTTAAGTATTACAAAACATTTACAGATGAATGCGCAAAGTTAGAGGAGCCAGCCAAAGCGCTCCAAGCCGAAGTTGGAGTTTGTAGAGAAATGGTCAACTTACTGCCAATGAAAATAGCAACGGTGAAGAAGCGATTGACCAAATAG
- the LOC106093686 gene encoding KIF-binding protein-like, whose translation MIPQRDLDRFKEIFKKGKLLLFDLSENAAANRRASIPIFMQLKEEVEKGISCSQGQNTMHQLLLAFTLRYLGYAYLACREANIAEATSKECIELMKSKNIEMDSIIPYVQSVIDLIINYNERKMYKKSIDYLTKAEGVCKKFEEGNYNPLTINEILDGCTESQSGQGRTEFNRLYTDCTDYLALTYRALDNWKKYFEYSYVSLKRSSKVRPYDDCLLAKKCTKFSDYFIKQNMFGEARRYLAAATYFITEYKEKNASFLLDTSKETELKKTFAKLGMGWGKYGLSLLLASMERGKRGDDYNFAENFKDLKIEQDMPFLFSDLQLDSYEKDIQTDYCRSFKDAKRIYLHLIKWLAIPKEFYRPKDLQVYADVMKDFARLYHYVAYFEENPSNKFKMHKLRCKYLEEILKLIDSIIFLPISRECWTEAGFSYLERLQIIKQSLIGKEITSEDVNKIHVLALKGMKHFQNIISSYRHKESDLWIPNMTENDKKYLMISLSNMAQLHSAIISSDEPDHLSKCLYYHRTFILECSCDKQLSIELAEQIAHSKKEIYRLEKKYAL comes from the exons atgataCCTCAAAGAGATTTGGATAGGTTTAAAGAAATCTTTAAGAAAGGCAAATTACTGCTTTTTGACTTAAGTGAAAATGCAGCGGCAAATCGTCGTGCCTCCATACCAATATTTATGCAACTTAAGGAAGAGGTTGAGAAAGGAATTTCGTGTTCCCAGGGGCAGAATACTATGCATCAATTGTTGTTGGCGTTTACCTTACGTTATTTGGGATATGCCTACCTTGCATGCAGAGAAGCAAATATAGCTGAGGCCACCTCGAAAGAGTGCATCGAATTGATGAAAAGTAAAAACATTGAAATGGACTCAATTATTCCCTATGTTCAATCAGTGATTGATCTCATCATTAATTACAACGAACGTAAAATGTATAAAAAGTCCATTGATTATCTCACAAAAGCCGAAGGCGtctgcaaaaaatttgaagAAGGCAATTATAACCCTCTGACAATTAATGAAATACTCGACGGCTGCACTGAATCCCAATCGGGCCAAGGACGAACTGAGTTCAATAGACTATACACCGATTGTACAGATTACCTTGCTTTAACATATCGTGCTTTGGATAATTGGAAGAAATATTTCGAATATTCCTATGTTTCGTTGAAAAGGAGTTCTAAGGTCAGACCCTATGATGACTgtctgctggcaaaaaagtgtacaaaattTTCCGACTATTTTATAAAGCAAAATATGTTTGGGGAAGCCCGTCGCTATTTGGCAGCAGCTACATATTTCATAACAGAATATAAGGAGAAAAACGCTTCATTTTTGTTGGATACAAGTAAGGAAACGGAATTAAAGAAAACTTTTGCCAAGCTAGGAATGGGCTGGGGAAAGTATGGCCTGtcacttttattggcttcaatgGAACGCGGTAAAAGAGGAGATGACtataattttgctgaaa atTTTAAAGATTTAAAAATTGAACAAGACATGCCCTTCTTGTTTTCCGATCTACAATTGGATAGCTATGAGAAGGATATACAGACGGATTATTGCCGTTCATTTAAAGATGCCAAACGGATCTATCTCCATCTTATTAAATGGCTTGCTATTCCTAAGGAGTTTTATCGCCCCAAAGACCTTCAAGTTTATGCTGATGTAATGAAAGATTTTGCCCGGTTATATCACTATGTGGCATACTTTGAAGAGAATCCatcgaataaattcaaaatgCATAAACTTCGTTGTAAATATTTGGAGGAAATTCTCAAATTAATAGATTCCATTATTTTTCTTCCTATATCTCGTGAATGTTGGACGGAAGCTGGATTTTCCTACCtagaacgcttgcaaattataaaACAAAGCCTCATAGGCAAAGAAATCACAAGCGAAGATGTTAACAAAATCCATGTACTTGCATTAAAGGGCATGAAACATTTCCAAAATATCATTTCATCCTATCGACACAAGGAGAGTGATCTATGGATACCCAATATGACGGAAAacgataaaaaatatttaatgatcTCACTTTCGAATATGGCACAACTACACTCAGCAATTATATCTTCAGATGAACCTGACCATTTATCAAAATGTCTTTACTACCATAGAACATTTATTTTGGAATGTAGTTGTGATAAACAACTATCGATAGAACTAGCTGAACAAATAGCACATagcaaaaaagaaatatatcGTCTTgaaaagaaatatgctttataa